Below is a window of Plasmodium gaboni strain SY75 chromosome 11, whole genome shotgun sequence DNA.
cttcttgtTCTTTTTCGAATGGATCTTCATAgatatcatcattatttttatattcatgaacaaaattatttttctgttcatttaattttatttgttttttctgGAATCGTCTAACCCATCCTTTGGATGTATTATCATAAATTAATCcacttttattttttttcattcttAATTTATTCTCAGCAAATAATTGCCATttcgttttttttttttctttagGAATTCTTGAATATCTGGGTatgttaaaaatattctcATCTGTAACagaataaataatatcatcatcatcatcttctttttctttttgaagtttatttattttttcaaaaataaGAGGAAGATTTTGTTCAACTTTGGCTTTTATCctacataaaatataacatatgtaaaaaaatataaaaatataaataaataaatatatatatatatattttaatattttaatattttttatttactCATTTTGGTCGTTAATTATAGAATTGTCATAGGCCAAGAGATGGTGGGAACAAAAGTCTATATCcataattaatttaatttattacaaaaaaatataaaataaaaaatatatataaatatatataatatatataatatatattatgttatatttatagattgatttattttaatttattttatttcataactattcttcaaaaaaaaaaaaaaaaaaaagaaaaagaaagaaagaagaaagataatgaaataaaaatgaaaataatattatattactatataataaattattcatTTCATCATTGAATTATTGTtggaaaaaaattataacattaaaaaaaaaaaaaaaaaaaaaatatatatatatatatatatatatatatgttcattataattatatgtatatgtattatatatatatataatatatatattttttttttttttaaacgGTAAATAAGGATATTCCTTTCTGTAAGATCtcatttattaataaaacttaattattatataatatatatggcatattattaatttaatattttttaatttttttttttttctttattttcttttatcttaattatattttataatatacaatatattatgaaaaaataagggtcatataatatatacatgtaatatattatatatatatatatatatatttacaaaataataattctaattaaatattaaaaaaaatatatatatttttaaacgaa
It encodes the following:
- a CDS encoding putative nuclear preribosomal assembly protein, whose amino-acid sequence is MDIDFCSHHLLAYDNSIINDQNEIKAKVEQNLPLIFEKINKLQKEKEDDDDDIIYSVTDENIFNIPRYSRIPKEKKKTKWQLFAENKLRMKKNKSGLIYDNTSKGWVRRFQKKQIKLNEQKNNFVHEYKNNDDIYEDPFEKEQEEKDIKKMKQKMRELKNKFDQKGVSTEDIKYIQRQKRKRENLIDNLKMAQISSSTFGRKDKKLKKEKKLKLQNDKITNQKYEKRDLKDEVKQNNRLAALVLKSV